Genomic window (Rhizobium leguminosarum):
ATCTCATCAGACCATCACCGCGAACTGAGAACCGAAGCTATGCAGATGTGGAACGAAATCGCACGCCTGCAAACCGCATAAGCGAAAGCCGTGGGACCCCATTTTTGACTAGTGCCGATTAACTTTACAGTGCCATGCCGACTGGCAGCGTCTGCTGGAGATCTGCGCCCTTGCTGACACCCTCATTCTCGACGAGGACGGCGTCTACGATCCGGCAAGTTTCAACGACCGCCTCCTGCTCGGCCTCAAGGGAACAATGAGTGAGGCCGAACTGCATGTGATCAAGGCAAGGCTGCGCGGCGGTATCCTCAACAAGGCACGGCGCGGCGAGTTCCGTTGCCCCCTGCCAACCGGACTGGTCTATGACCATTCCGGCAATGTGGCTCTCGATCCGGACTTGCAAATCAGAGAGACGATTGCTCATTTCTTTGAGACGTTCTCTCGCGTCGGATCCGCCTCCCAGACCGTTAAGGGGCACTGTAAAGTTAATCGGCACTAGTCAAAAATGGGGTCCCACGGCTTTCGCTTATGCGGTTTGCAGGCGTGCGATTTCGTTCCACATCTGCATAGCTTCGGTTCTCAGTTCGCGGTGATGGTCTGATGAGATCTCGTGGCGTGGAATGTGAAAAAGGTTGGCAACAGGGTCATGAATTGAAGCAAAACGCTGGAGATGTCGGGCTGACTTGAAGCCCTTCATGATCCGTTCTCGCCGCCGGGTCGGTTGATGAGAATTCTCAGCACGATTGTTCAATCCCTTGTGCGAGCGATGCTCGACACCTGGCATGATATCGCGTTTTGCGGCGCCATAGGACCGAAGTTTGTCGGTGATCATCACACGCGGTGAACGACCTTGCCCTTTCAGAAGCTTTCGCATCAGACGCTTTGCAGCTTTGACATTTCGGCGGTTCTGGACCAGAACATCAAGGACGAAGCCGTCCTGATCGACGGCGCGCCAAAGCCAGTGTTTCTTGCCGCC
Coding sequences:
- a CDS encoding IS6 family transposase, whose amino-acid sequence is MTRLARDPLYRRHRFPADVIAHAVWLYFRFPLSLRMVEDMLAARGVIVSHQTVRLWAEKFGGHFANDIRKRSTGKLGDKWHLDEVVISIGGKKHWLWRAVDQDGFVLDVLVQNRRNVKAAKRLMRKLLKGQGRSPRVMITDKLRSYGAAKRDIMPGVEHRSHKGLNNRAENSHQPTRRRERIMKGFKSARHLQRFASIHDPVANLFHIPRHEISSDHHRELRTEAMQMWNEIARLQTA